In a single window of the Panthera leo isolate Ple1 chromosome A1, P.leo_Ple1_pat1.1, whole genome shotgun sequence genome:
- the LOC122199768 gene encoding olfactory receptor 2T8-like, whose translation MKNGNTTSDFILLGLFNHTEAHLFLFAMVLTIAFASLVGNALMILLIHQDARLHTPMYFLLSQLSLMDMMLVSTIVPKMATNYLTGKMSISPAECGLQIFFLLTLGGGECFLLAAMSYDRYVAVCHPLRYPALMSWQLCLKMTVGSWVLGAADGLMQAAATLSFPFCDAHEINHFFCEAPTLVGLACADTFVFEYVMYVCCVLMLLVPFSLILISYSLILAAVLQMHSREGRKKPFATCSSHLSVVGLFYGAAIFTYMQPKSYRSAHHDKVVSVFYTIFTPVLNPLIYSLRNSEVKDALRKCMGQCSSLSQG comes from the coding sequence atgaaaaatggGAACACCACCTCTGATTTCATTCTCCTAGGACTCTTTAACCACACAGAAGCCcatctatttctctttgcaaTGGTTCTCACAATTGCCTTCGCCTCCCTAGTGGGAAATGCCCTCATGATTCTCCTGATTCACCAAGATGCCCGGCTCCACACACCCATGTACTTCCTACTGAGCCAACTCTCCCTCATGGACATGATGCTGGTCTCTACCATTGTGCCCAAAATGGCTACTAACTACTTGACTGGAAAGATGTCCATCTCCCCTGCTGAGTGCGGGTTGCAGATATTCTTCCTTCTAACTTTAGGAGGGGGTGAGTGTTTCCTCTTAGCAGCCATGTCCTATGACCGGTATGTGGCTGTTTGCCACCCACTGCGATACCCAGCCCTCATGAGCTGGCAATTATGCCTGAAAATGACTGTGGGGTCTTGGGTCCTGGGGGCAGCTGATGGGCTCATGCAGGCTGCTGCTACCCTGAGTTTTCCATTTTGCGATGCACATGAGATCAATCATTTCTTCTGTGAGGCCCCTACTCTGGTGGGTTTAGCTTGTGCCGACACGTTTGTCTTTGAGTATGTGATGTACGTATGCTGTGTGTTAATGCTCCTGGtcccattttctctcattctgatTTCCTATAGTCTCATCCTTGCTGCAGTTCTCCAGATGCATTCTAGAGAAGGCCGCAAAAAGCCTTTTGCCACCTGCTCCTCACATCTTTCTGTGGTGGGACTTTTTTATGGAGCTGCAATTTTTACCTATATGCAACCCAAATCCTACAGGTCAGCTCACCATGATAAAGTAGTGTCAGTGTTCTATACTATCTTCACCCCTGTACTCAATCCCCTCATCTACAGTCTGAGAAACAGTGAAGTCAAGGATGCCTTGAGAAAGTGTATGGGTCAGTGTTCTTCCTTAAGTCAGGGTTAA